The genomic window gtagagtgccacgtggcggttcaagagcgtttttaggaagtttaatggacttttaatataaaatagatagatagattgattgattgtagaaaATTGTTCCGCACTTCTTCCTCGATATTCTATCCATGATTTCCCCTTTCAATTCTGTTTTAATTCTTTAGATTTGGTCTCGATTAAAGATGGCCGATCGGCGAGCTTCCCCGAACTTTTTGAGTTTTGCTAATTTTCTCTGATTTTGGAGAAACGGAAAGAGGAGATTGAGCAGATAAAAAATTCTCAACTAATTATAGGACATCGACAAAGATTCGGACGGATTTGATAGAGAGGGTCGGCTCCGGTATCATATGGGCACAGGACTGTCTTCTGGAGGTTGAAGATTGTAGTCAGCCATACGAGCTGAGCCTGTAACTCCACTTATACTTGTGGCTGGGTCGAACAGAGATATACCGAGCGGAGGGAACATTTATACCTGTGGGCTGGGTCGAAATAGGCCGAGCGGAGGGAAGGAAAGAATGGCCTTTCAGCCAAAAATGTACGAAggattttcattaacttttccAATTATTATGTATAGTGATTCCAATGTTTCACTTTATCGCTTGGTTTCTAATAGCTATTATATCACTGAAAAAACATCTTTATCCGTTGCAgcatgtattttttatattacaaACTTGCAACTACCACGGACCATCGAGAAGTCCATAGTATCCAGTCTCTCTGATTAAGTTGAATTAGAAATTTCTTAACTTTGCATCCACATGGTGTtgtagttcttttcttttcgaGGTTTTTGACATTGTCAATTAATTTGACAATCAACTACTTCTGAATTAACTAAGAGAGAAAATggaccactggtggagaaaggggctttactcccggttcgtaatcccctgtagtcccggttaccaatccgggactaaagatcactatctttagtcccgggtgaaaaaaccgggagtaaaaatccatttcaagtaggaatacaatttataaataactaaaatttgtgataaaaataaagattattggaagaaaagactatctaaaacacatgacgagataaattaactAACATGCCTATATTataggagtagagtggtggcagttgatgcgagatataaaaattgttaataaaacaccaaatagaatcctaatgacgattaaaagtaGGGACGTCAGGCAGGAcgtgaagcaaacgagtaaagcggttgccgggacttctagcaagtacaaaaaaacaaaccccattgataatcatattcaatttttaaaatctcaatgacaataaaaattaGAAGCAGCGGACGGGGTGTATAAGActatagttgcagagccaccGACGGTTGATGGgacttttagaaaataaaaaatgaattccaacgatagttatgttcgatttttagaatcacaatgataataaagagttGACGGCGGACTGGTTgcagaggggcatagtggcatcgtttgatgggacttctaaaaattataaaaagtgAAATTAcaaagtccaatttttaaaggtttggaacttctaaaaaataaaaaaaaccaatgataatcatgttcgattttaaaatctcaatgacaataaagaatggAGGCAGTGGGCGGgctgtagaggagtacaatagcAAAGCCGTTGACGGTTTAGccggacttctagaaagtaaaaatgaacccaaacgataattatgttcgattaataaaatctcaatgacaataaagagaagagacagtgaacggccgtagaggagtataatggcaacgtttgacgggatatctagaaattataaaaatgaaacccaatgtgacaataaattctaaaaactataaaatccaatttttaaaggttccaagaaaaataaatagaaatagtggtagatcgagcaagcaaataaagaaggagatgacattatgggtagcaactggtgtgacttttaaaaactatataattagaaacacgaggatgataaggtttattctttcaaagtcttaagacaataaaatagctatttaataaattttaagtaaaatcatattaaaaaaatatatgattttatttggatgctagccgcgcaatgcgcaggccacccagctagttcttCATGAAGTAGACGCGGTTCCGTTTCAGGTTGCACGGGCAGGCGTAGCACGAGGTCGCGGCGATCCCATCGGACAAGAGGAAAACTTTCTCCGATGTCGGGCACGCGCGCCAAGCCCGGCAGCTCGTCGGAGAGGTCATCCTGTACACGGAGACTGCGCTGATCTTCCTGTCAGCGAAGTCCAGGAAGCCGAGAAGAACCTGGAACAGCTCACCGTCAGACTCCAGCAGCCAGACGTTGCCGGTGTCCACTGTCCACGCCTTGCCGGTGTACTGGCGTCGAACTTGGCGACCGGATCGGAGAGGACGGTCGGGAGGAGAGGTCAAGTCAAAGTGGACGGTGCACATCTCTCATCCGCGTTCCATTCGCATAAGATGAATCGCAGCGTCCCTcccacggcggcgatggccgggaTCGTGTTCTTGGTGAGGGATGTGGAAGTAATGCGGAACTCCTCcaggcgtcgccgtcgccgttgacgAGACATAAGCACATCTCGGGGTCGTGGGTGTCGATGAGTATGACATCTGCATTGGCATTGGCTGGATTGCCCGAGCacggacgccggcgagctgaCGGGATCCGTGACGCGTAGCTGGACTCCGTCTTACCGGCACGGGGCGGACTCGTGCAAGTCCAACGCCCAATGGAGAAGTGGACGGTGGCGTGGCCGCGTGGGGGGGTTGGTCATGGTTGATGGTCCCACAGGAAAATTCGGCCTAACTACCTGGAAGGCCACCACTGCAAGTGGCCCACAAAGACCAACGGAGattagttctcaaaaaaaaaaaaaaaaagaccaacgGAGATTGGGCTACAAAtaaataagtccactttgacatACTCGTACCATCTGATTCGTATGCCTCTACTATtagatattttattatttttactgACATGGCACGTTAACATAGTCCACCCTACCGAGACatcatgtgggacccacgtgtcagtgtcCAGCTTACTCTATCTCTTTCCTTTCTTATCACTCTCTTATACCTGGTCATCCTTTATATGAAGTGTGATGAAGTCATCCTTTTATAACAGGTCTATGATGTTTGTAGGTCTGTGGTTAAGTTGGTAAATCCATGTAATAGTTATTGGGGACTAATAAGGAAGCGCCATGTGGAAGCTGGCGGTTAGAGGTGCCGAGATTGGTTGGCCGAACCACCTCTGGCCATCGACTTTCTTTATCTCTGACAAGTGGGTCCTATGGTGGTTGAGGATGCTTTGGCCCCACTTTAGATGGGTTTTGACTGTCATGTGGGTCTTCCAATCCTTGTACTCGCACTTAATTGGCCGGAGGTTCATTTTGTCGCATGGCGGGTGAATTCTCTTGTTAAATGACTATACATATTTCTACCAAATCTAGTGAAAATAGTTAATAATAAACCCGCCACATTCTGCCCCtatggcaaaattggttatatagcatcgaaagttcacgtttttagTTTTATAGCATCCAaagataccggttcactttagtagcacccaaagttcaccccGCTCCCATTTTTAATACTTtcgtcaattctcgatcgttttccgtccgCCTTGATCGCTATTTACCCAGCCACGCACACGATATaacgtttctacccctcattgcCATGCATTCTACCTTTAGATGAACTTTGaatgctattaaagtgaaccggtatctttcagtgctataaaataaaaaacgtgaactttcaatactatataaccaattttgccaaatGGGGCCAGATTCTGTTACGGCGGCAGCGTCGAGCCCCCGAGGTGTCATCGTGTCCGCGTGCAAGCGACGGCGCTCCGCTGCGTCTGCGTCTCGCCGCCCACGGCAGCGACAACCATAATGCGGTCGCCGGCTGCTGATGATTCATGCGTGATCGATCAACTCAGAGAGAATCAGTTCGATTTTGCTAATCAGTTAATTCCTTCTTCCACCGCCATAAGTGGGCCACAAAAGACCAATGGCCCATAGGCAGACAATTGGAATTCCCAGACAATTTTCGTCTCCGAGTAAGTCATGGGCTTTATATGCGGCCGAATTTCAAAGGAAagagtacaccgaaggtccctcaacttatcatcgagttacagaatcatcctccaaccgcaaaaccagatatataacaTCCCTTAATTTACAAAACCGTTTAATttagatccttcggtggttttgaaccCGTTTTTTATCCGACGCGGCagttgagtcagcgtgggaccaacataggccccatatgtcagcttGTTGACTTGTTCACATCAGCACTCTCtatctttcctctcttctctctcttcctcctctctcaaATTCTTCTCTGGGCAGGCCGGCGCCGGCCTACgggtggagaggaggacggcagtgcgaggcaggagaggaggagggcgtcggcggccggcgacgggcgacgcggcggtggccgcgaggcggccggcgacgggagaTGCTGTGGGGTCGAGCGAGCCATGGAGCCGTGGCGTCAAGGTGGAGCAGTTGGGTGCGggcagcggccggcgggggagcaGCTGGGCGCGGGCGCTGGATcgacgcgccggcggcgccgcaccCTCagccgctgccgttcccgcctgCCTCAGCCACCTCCGTCTTCGCCCGTCGCTGCCGCATGGTGGATCCCACCTCCAGGATGCGCATCCGCCCAGCCAGGGACGGGCCACATTGCGGCGGCCGTCGACGCCTCAGACGGCAGCGGAAGCTGGGCCGCGGCGCCAGCGGAGTAGCATCCCTCGTCGCGGTCAGACGAGCCGTCGGAGGAAGCCGACGAGGACGGAGACGGCAACGCGGAGGCCGTGGGCGCCGCTGTGCTCCTCTTCTCGCCCCCACCGCCGGCTGTGGCTGCAGCGACGTTGTTGTTGTTCCCCTCATcggacgcggtggcggcggcggggacgtaGCGGCGTGGGAGAAGCCGTGTCGCCCGTCGCTTGGAATTTGTTGCTGCAGTTCATCAAGGTTGGCTTCTATGCAAAGGCTTCCCCATCATTTCCTGAATTCCCTCCGAACAAAGAAGTCCCTTGCCAAAAAGGTTCTAGCTGTTCTGttgtttgtgatttttcattgtttagtttcatttcTTTTCTTCCATGATGAGACCATGATTAAGGAGTTAAGCATTTATATTACAGGATGTTGTGGGCATAAACAGTTTGAGAAGCTCAAAGAACATATACAAGGAGACATCGATGCTGAAAATGAAGCGTATGAAGGTATACACAGAATGTTGGGTTACTGGAGGAAACGTTTGGTCTTGCGGAAGATGCTGCTGATGAACCTGAAGCTGAAGCAACTTCTTCAGAAGAGAGGATGGAAACATTGGTTTCCGAAGCAAAGGTGAGGCTGaaatcaccgccgccgcctcgccacgtCGTCAGTGATCTCTCAGATCAAACCACACTCACTTAAATCTTTTCCGTTTGCTGATCTTGCTCGCTCTCGAGATTTTCttgccgccgacgaggtcgtcTAATCCATGGCGTGCGTGTGTTGGGTGTGTGGTTTGCAGGTGAGTGTGCCGAGCAGTAGCCTATTCAAGACGgtgacggcgcggtgcggccaCTGCAGCAGCCAATTCCTCACCGTCAACATTaggggcctcctcctcccaaccagcgcagccgccggcggccgcgcacTTCCCCACTCTCTCAacctcgcgccgccggccaaccctccccaccaccactccCTCCTGGTACTAGCCAGCTAGATAGCTTGCATGCATCAATGGCTGCTTCTGCATGGCGATCAAGATTGAGCCACCCTGTGTGTTGCGTTGCGTGTGCTTGCAGGATGAGATATTGACGGCGAGCTCCCCGACCCAGCTGCTGCTGGAGCAGCACGGCCTCGGCGGCCTGATGGCGAGCGCCGCAAGCTGCAGGAACAACAACGTCTGCAGAAACAACAAGAAGACGATCGCCTTCCTCCGTTGGGCGCTCCGCCCCCTTCCTTCTTCCGCGCCTGGCACATCGGCGTCCGCGCCAGGGAGTCCAAGAAGTTGGTCGCCTTCATCTCCGGTGTCCCCGCGCGCATCCGCGCACGCGACGACGTCGTCACTCGTCCGCATGGCAGTGATCAACTTCCTCTGCGTCCCCACAAGAAGCTCCGATCCAAGCgcgaagagaggagagaggaagggagagaagaggggaaaaagagagatgaCAACGTGGCATCCtaccatgtgggacccacgtgggtctcacgctgactcagccgtcacgtgGGATAAAACTGGTGTCAATACTAGGGTGatcggttttgtatagttaaagGACCTCATATaaatctggttttacggttcgaggacgttttttatctcGCTAACAAGTTGAaagacctttggtgtactttttccagtTTCAAACCACCGGTCAATGGGGGTATCTAGCCTGCTACATCAATTGAACGTAGGTCAAAACTGAACGTGTCCACAAGAAGAAACTGAATTCCGCTTCCATTTTAGTATAGCTGGACAAATTCCAGTATTTTTCTCAGCTAAGATGAATCAGATAAACATTTAGGAGTACTAGGTACTGCGAGTCACACATTACAACATACAAAAGAAAGCTGGTAATAAACGAGGGTTACAGTCCTCCAAATAACAGATTCTAGGAATACAACAGTAGCAATATCTATAGCAATATAGAAAATGCACAGATTTGAAATTGTATAATAACAACAGTGTTGATACACCTTATCAAGCAACAAT from Oryza glaberrima chromosome 6, OglaRS2, whole genome shotgun sequence includes these protein-coding regions:
- the LOC127776862 gene encoding protein YABBY 3-like; the encoded protein is METLVSEAKVSVPSSSLFKTVTARCGHCSSQFLTVNIRGLLLPTSAAAGGRALPHSLNLAPPANPPHHHSLLDEILTASSPTQLLLEQHGLGGLMASAASCRNNNVCRNNKKTIAFLRWALRPLPSSAPGTSASAPGSPRSWSPSSPVSPRASAHATTSSLVRMAVINFLCVPTRSSDPSAKRGERKGEKRGKREMTTWHPTMWDPRGSHADSAVTWDKTGVNTRVIGFV